The DNA segment AGCCTCGTGTCCTGATCCTCTGCACGGGCAATTCCTGCCGGTCGCAGATGGGCGAGGGCTGGGTCCGCCACGACCTCGGCGACCGCGTCGAGGTCCATTCCGCCGGAACGCGGCCGTCCACCGTGCATCCGCTCGCGATCCGCGTCATGGCCGAGGCGGGCGTCGACATCTCGCCCTACCGCAGCAAGTCCGTCGAGGCGCTGAAGGGCGTCGCGTTCGACCTCGTCGTCACGGTCTGCGACTCCGCGCGCGAGGCATGTCCGATCCTGCCGGGCGCGCGGAAGATGCTCCACGAGACCTTCGAAGATCCTGCCCTGGCAGGTGACGGCGAGGACGCCCTGCCCGTG comes from the Acidobacteriota bacterium genome and includes:
- a CDS encoding arsenate reductase ArsC yields the protein MSKPRVLILCTGNSCRSQMGEGWVRHDLGDRVEVHSAGTRPSTVHPLAIRVMAEAGVDISPYRSKSVEALKGVAFDLVVTVCDSAREACPILPGARKMLHETFEDPALAGDGEDALPVFRRVRDEIRARLVPLVAAELK